A single Nostoc sp. GT001 DNA region contains:
- a CDS encoding peptidylprolyl isomerase, producing MAHLRIGNQIISQAEITHLLAGFQMLPQLCRLLIIETAIAPFELTPSEKECVIEQFYQNNQLTTPEAIAKALEHYSISLEQLEAVAMRELKIEKLKQATWGTKLESYFLQCKPQLDKVIYSLIRTSDAEVAQELYFRIKAQEQTFADCASVYSQGQEAQTGGMLGPVPMSQPHPAIAQKLTISQPGQLWPPMKLDEWFVIVRLEKLIPAQLDDAMRSTLLNHLFETWLAEEISKAQLTIHDDAPAPVLITR from the coding sequence ATGGCTCACCTAAGAATTGGCAACCAGATAATTAGCCAAGCAGAAATTACGCATTTGCTGGCTGGTTTCCAAATGCTCCCACAATTGTGTCGTTTATTGATTATTGAAACAGCGATCGCTCCATTTGAACTCACTCCATCAGAAAAAGAGTGTGTTATTGAGCAATTCTACCAAAACAATCAACTGACAACACCAGAAGCTATAGCAAAAGCCTTAGAACATTACAGTATAAGCCTTGAGCAGCTAGAAGCTGTTGCTATGCGAGAACTGAAAATTGAGAAGTTAAAGCAAGCCACTTGGGGGACAAAGCTAGAATCTTATTTTTTGCAATGTAAGCCTCAGCTAGACAAAGTAATTTATTCCCTAATCCGCACATCTGATGCAGAGGTGGCCCAAGAACTCTATTTCCGCATCAAAGCCCAAGAACAGACATTTGCTGACTGTGCCTCGGTGTATTCACAAGGGCAAGAAGCTCAAACAGGGGGAATGTTAGGCCCTGTTCCCATGAGTCAACCGCATCCAGCGATCGCACAGAAACTGACCATTTCTCAACCAGGACAGTTATGGCCGCCGATGAAATTGGACGAGTGGTTTGTGATTGTGCGACTGGAAAAGCTAATTCCGGCTCAATTAGATGATGCAATGCGCTCTACACTTCTGAATCATTTATTTGAGACTTGGTTAGCCGAAGAAATCAGCAAAGCGCAATTGACCATACATGATGATGCACCTGCTCCAGTTTTAATAACAAGATGA